From one Pseudomonas fluorescens genomic stretch:
- a CDS encoding GspE/PulE family protein yields MLPYRLARQAGLAVAPSASGWSLWLRSDADSDQLQELLRVQGQPDEVCHLDSASFDSRLGQLYQAGEGATAALIEGIGEQVDLDGLMSEMPRIEDLLESDDEAPVIRLINGLFAQALRLQASDIHIETFEQSLVVRLRVDGHLREVLRPPRALSAMLVSRIKVMARLDIAEKRQPQDGRITLRSAGREVDVRVSTLPGIHGERVVMRVLDKQASLLALANLGMPAAVEQGLRGCLARPNGIVLSTGPTGSGKTTTLYASLNSLNDGSRNILTVEDPVEYAIAGIGQTAINPRAGLTFATGLRAILRQDPDVIMLGEIRDRETAQIAVQASLTGHLVLSTLHTNSAVGAVTRLRDMGIEPFLIASCLRGVMAQRLVRRLCSCAQPQPLQAAERLLWPELAELSETFHAVGCEQCQGSGYRGRLGLYEFIELDAGLIGLLYDGASEVAMQEHLAGRRQSLAGMASECLRQGYTSLGEVLRAVQG; encoded by the coding sequence CTGTTGCCCTATCGCCTGGCCCGCCAAGCCGGGCTTGCCGTGGCGCCTTCGGCGAGCGGCTGGAGCCTGTGGCTGCGCAGCGATGCCGACAGCGACCAGTTGCAGGAACTGCTGCGCGTGCAGGGCCAGCCGGATGAGGTCTGCCACCTCGACAGCGCCAGTTTCGACAGCCGCCTGGGTCAGTTGTACCAGGCCGGTGAAGGTGCTACCGCAGCGCTGATCGAAGGCATCGGCGAGCAGGTCGACCTCGACGGCCTGATGAGCGAGATGCCGCGCATCGAGGACCTGCTCGAAAGCGACGACGAAGCGCCGGTGATCCGCCTGATCAACGGCCTGTTCGCCCAGGCGCTTCGCCTGCAGGCGTCGGACATTCACATCGAGACCTTCGAGCAGAGCCTGGTGGTGCGCCTGCGCGTCGATGGCCATCTGCGCGAAGTGCTGCGCCCGCCGCGCGCGCTGTCGGCAATGCTGGTATCGCGGATCAAGGTCATGGCCCGGCTGGATATCGCCGAGAAGCGCCAGCCCCAGGATGGGCGTATTACCCTGCGCTCGGCCGGGCGCGAAGTGGATGTGCGGGTCTCGACCTTGCCCGGCATCCACGGCGAGCGGGTGGTAATGCGGGTACTCGACAAGCAGGCCAGCCTGCTGGCGCTGGCCAACCTCGGCATGCCGGCGGCGGTGGAGCAGGGCTTGCGCGGCTGCCTGGCGCGGCCCAACGGTATCGTCCTGAGCACCGGGCCGACCGGCTCGGGCAAGACCACCACGCTTTACGCAAGCCTCAACAGCCTCAACGACGGCAGCCGCAATATCCTCACCGTCGAAGACCCGGTCGAGTACGCCATCGCCGGCATTGGCCAGACCGCTATCAACCCGCGCGCCGGGCTGACCTTCGCCACCGGCCTGCGGGCCATCCTGCGCCAGGACCCGGACGTGATCATGCTCGGTGAGATCCGCGACCGCGAGACCGCGCAGATCGCCGTGCAGGCCAGCCTCACCGGCCACCTGGTGCTCTCGACCCTGCACACCAACAGCGCCGTGGGCGCGGTGACGCGCTTGCGTGACATGGGTATCGAACCGTTCCTGATTGCCTCGTGCCTGCGCGGGGTCATGGCCCAGCGTCTGGTGCGGCGCCTGTGCAGCTGTGCGCAGCCGCAACCCTTGCAGGCGGCCGAGCGGCTCCTGTGGCCGGAGCTGGCTGAGCTGAGCGAGACATTCCATGCCGTCGGTTGCGAGCAGTGCCAGGGCAGCGGCTATCGCGGCCGGCTTGGCCTTTATGAATTCATCGAGCTGGATGCGGGCTTGATCGGCTTGCTCTACGACGGCGCCAGTGAAGTGGCCATGCAGGAGCATCTGGCCGGTCGCCGCCAGAGCCTCGCCGGCATGGCCAGCGAGTGCCTGCGCCAGGGCTACACCAGCCTTGGCGAAGTGCTGCGCGCGGTGCAGGGCTAG
- the gspD gene encoding type II secretion system secretin GspD, whose translation MIARLCLVSVLSLGLNLAWAEEPVALDDNETPLYEVNFVDTDLGEFIDSVSQITGTTFIVDPRVKGKVTVRTVDRHDSEAIYDIFLAQLRAQGFAAVDLPNGSVKIVPDQAARLEPVPVESAGKSAQGSDGVATRVFNVRNAASEQLLGILKPLIDPRVGVITPYPAANLLVITDWRSNLERIDSLLLQLDQVSDEPMQVMPLQHASANDTSKLISQLLAREQGADSAQVVADPRSNALLVRGSADSRERVRALLAQLDRPGDNLRSSNTQVIYLRHANASEVVKVLRSLSQDTLPAATGEGSKDDKAPTPVSSSGIRLEYEEGTNAVVMVGPDSELAAYRNIVEQLDVRRAQVVVEAIIAEVSDSRAEELGVQWLFADEHFGAGTVNFGTGGASIAAIAGAAAGKDNAALGKLLSGTNGLTAGFGNFGGGFNFAVLVNALKSKSGFNLLSTPTLLTLDNAEASILVGQEVPFVTGSVTQDNTNPYQTIERKEVGVKLRIKPQINIDNTVRLDIVQEVSSIADNASASDVITNKREIKTKVMVEDNGLVILGGLISDEVTSSKQKVPLLGDIPWLGRLFSSSGHQGVKQNLMVFIRPRILRDGPSLASLSTEKYRNLQQDTALKLPAISDDGKLMQAFPASRQRLDEGVW comes from the coding sequence ATGATCGCAAGACTCTGCCTGGTCAGCGTGCTGAGCCTGGGCCTCAACCTGGCCTGGGCCGAAGAGCCGGTGGCGCTGGATGACAACGAGACGCCGTTGTACGAAGTCAATTTCGTCGACACTGACCTGGGCGAGTTTATCGACAGTGTCTCGCAGATCACCGGCACCACCTTCATCGTCGATCCACGGGTCAAGGGCAAGGTCACCGTGCGCACCGTCGATCGCCACGACAGCGAAGCGATCTACGACATCTTCCTGGCCCAGTTGCGCGCCCAGGGCTTTGCCGCCGTCGACCTGCCCAACGGCAGCGTCAAAATCGTCCCCGACCAGGCTGCACGGCTTGAACCGGTGCCGGTGGAATCAGCGGGCAAATCGGCGCAAGGCAGCGACGGTGTCGCTACCCGCGTGTTCAATGTGCGCAATGCCGCCAGCGAGCAACTACTGGGCATTCTCAAGCCGCTGATTGATCCACGGGTCGGGGTGATCACGCCGTATCCTGCGGCCAACCTGCTGGTGATTACCGACTGGCGCAGCAACCTGGAACGCATCGACAGCCTGTTGCTGCAGCTCGACCAGGTCAGTGACGAGCCGATGCAGGTCATGCCGCTGCAACATGCCAGCGCCAACGACACCAGTAAGTTGATCAGCCAGTTGCTGGCCCGCGAGCAGGGCGCCGACAGCGCCCAGGTGGTGGCCGACCCACGCAGCAATGCCCTGCTGGTGCGCGGCAGCGCCGACAGCCGTGAGCGGGTGCGTGCCTTGCTGGCGCAACTGGACCGCCCCGGCGATAACCTGCGCAGCTCCAACACTCAGGTGATCTACCTGCGTCATGCCAATGCCAGCGAAGTGGTCAAGGTACTGCGCAGCCTCAGCCAGGACACGCTGCCGGCCGCAACCGGCGAGGGCAGCAAGGATGACAAGGCGCCGACGCCGGTCAGCAGCTCGGGGATTCGCCTGGAATATGAAGAAGGCACCAACGCCGTGGTCATGGTCGGCCCCGACAGCGAGCTGGCGGCTTATCGCAACATCGTCGAGCAACTGGACGTGCGCCGCGCGCAGGTGGTGGTCGAGGCGATCATTGCCGAAGTTTCGGATTCGCGCGCTGAGGAGCTGGGCGTGCAGTGGCTGTTCGCCGATGAGCACTTCGGTGCCGGCACGGTCAACTTCGGCACCGGCGGCGCCAGCATCGCCGCCATCGCCGGGGCGGCGGCGGGCAAGGACAATGCGGCATTGGGCAAGCTGCTGTCCGGTACCAACGGCCTGACCGCAGGTTTTGGCAACTTTGGCGGTGGCTTCAACTTCGCCGTGCTGGTCAATGCGCTGAAAAGCAAAAGCGGCTTCAACCTGCTGTCGACGCCAACCTTGCTAACCCTGGACAACGCCGAAGCGTCGATCCTGGTCGGCCAGGAAGTGCCCTTCGTCACCGGCTCCGTGACCCAGGACAACACCAACCCCTACCAGACCATCGAGCGCAAGGAAGTCGGGGTCAAGCTGCGCATCAAGCCGCAGATCAACATCGACAACACCGTGCGCCTGGACATCGTCCAGGAGGTCTCGTCGATTGCCGACAACGCCTCGGCCAGCGACGTGATCACCAACAAGCGCGAGATCAAGACCAAGGTCATGGTCGAGGACAACGGCCTGGTGATTCTCGGCGGCCTGATCAGCGACGAGGTCACCTCGAGCAAGCAGAAGGTGCCGTTGCTCGGCGATATTCCCTGGCTGGGGCGGCTGTTCAGCTCCTCCGGGCACCAGGGCGTGAAGCAGAATCTGATGGTGTTCATTCGCCCGCGCATCCTGCGTGACGGCCCGAGCCTGGCCAGCCTGAGCACCGAAAAATACCGCAACCTGCAACAGGACACGGCACTCAAACTGCCGGCCATCAGCGATGACGGCAAGCTGATGCAGGCCTTTCCGGCCAGCCGCCAGCGCCTGGACGAGGGCGTCTGGTGA
- a CDS encoding pilus assembly protein PilZ, with the protein MIGTSRLCSAALLALAAWLAAQCVLQLSHTPLPAMAPVQEVAPLPGLMVGHWQARADSGAVPLTRLPLEYLGGLRAMPVSATVVVLRYGQVTRTLRRGQRLAPGIVLESIDDQGLIFDNQGRRERLPWPPRPAVTGFKRQG; encoded by the coding sequence GTGATTGGTACTTCACGCCTGTGCAGCGCCGCGCTGCTGGCCCTGGCGGCCTGGCTCGCCGCCCAATGCGTGCTGCAGCTCAGCCATACGCCGCTGCCGGCCATGGCCCCGGTGCAGGAGGTGGCGCCATTGCCGGGCCTGATGGTCGGCCACTGGCAAGCCCGGGCCGACAGCGGCGCCGTGCCTTTGACCCGTTTACCGCTGGAGTATCTGGGCGGCCTGCGGGCCATGCCGGTCAGCGCCACGGTGGTGGTGCTGCGTTACGGCCAGGTCACGCGCACCTTGCGCCGTGGCCAGCGCCTGGCGCCGGGCATCGTGCTGGAGAGCATCGATGACCAGGGCCTGATTTTCGACAACCAGGGGCGGCGCGAACGCCTGCCCTGGCCGCCACGGCCTGCCGTGACCGGCTTCAAGCGCCAAGGATGA
- a CDS encoding lipoprotein UxpA — translation MHRREVLNWIGVGAAAPLLTACAGLGGTSAGNDASLDVLYFADTLDARQAGKPVVPATRLGPVTHLGQAPWMTGASARQARAELNPLLDASLADGVHTGGYAVLAALLEQLRQGAGADRCLTLENGQGWNGSGLAYLTQGGSGVEGSQLLGSDVRVSSDERVLWPQRCTGLYRQYAKTVLGAGLAPELSAALGVSPFTVIRRGGVRVAVVGVTDPYAQDQKASLKQWYQSLLPAFEQARGQADLVIALADVGTGPGLWLAERLSDADLLLCARGQDFWPQPVAVLQASGKRVPVLFAGNRACGAFQVRCRRLAGQWQFSAAFHPAFESSLTPTAQARASQLRGLLAQQRAGHAAWLDQPLARAPQALWRRDTRGGSWDRLLHQALAADSGYPVLLPGLRYDSPLAAGQAITREHLISLTGSYPAPVVEAPARQVEQVLENAAEQLFGDPLLLDNSQDLPRWLGQPWQLSYSPSGKRVFGFSETQGQCRTFGLQYASSSGEPLWQRVEAWLAQQPADWQLPALQLPQLRYVQGHPGWHPRELNA, via the coding sequence ATGCACAGACGGGAAGTGTTGAACTGGATTGGCGTTGGCGCTGCGGCGCCGCTGCTCACGGCCTGTGCGGGCCTGGGCGGGACGTCGGCCGGCAACGATGCTTCGCTGGATGTGCTGTATTTCGCCGACACCCTCGACGCTCGCCAGGCGGGTAAGCCGGTGGTTCCGGCCACGCGCCTGGGGCCGGTCACGCACCTGGGCCAGGCACCCTGGATGACCGGCGCCAGCGCCCGCCAGGCCCGTGCCGAACTCAACCCGCTGCTCGATGCCAGCCTCGCCGATGGCGTGCATACCGGCGGCTACGCGGTGTTGGCGGCCTTGCTCGAGCAACTGCGCCAGGGCGCCGGGGCCGACCGCTGCCTCACCCTGGAAAACGGCCAGGGCTGGAATGGCAGTGGCCTGGCCTACCTGACTCAGGGCGGCAGCGGTGTTGAAGGCAGCCAGTTGCTGGGCAGCGACGTGCGGGTCAGCAGCGATGAGCGGGTGCTCTGGCCGCAGCGTTGCACAGGCCTTTACCGGCAATATGCCAAGACCGTGCTGGGTGCCGGCCTGGCTCCGGAGCTGTCCGCCGCGCTGGGTGTTTCGCCTTTCACGGTGATCCGCCGTGGTGGTGTGCGGGTTGCCGTGGTCGGCGTTACCGATCCCTATGCCCAGGACCAGAAAGCCTCGCTCAAACAGTGGTACCAGTCGTTGTTGCCGGCCTTCGAACAGGCCCGCGGGCAAGCGGACCTGGTGATCGCCCTGGCCGATGTCGGTACCGGCCCCGGCCTGTGGCTGGCCGAGCGCCTGAGCGATGCCGACCTGCTGCTCTGCGCCCGTGGTCAGGACTTCTGGCCGCAACCGGTCGCGGTGTTGCAAGCCAGCGGCAAGCGGGTGCCCGTGCTGTTTGCCGGCAATCGCGCCTGCGGTGCCTTTCAGGTGCGTTGCCGACGCCTGGCTGGCCAATGGCAGTTCAGCGCCGCATTTCACCCCGCGTTTGAAAGCAGCCTGACGCCCACTGCCCAGGCCCGTGCCTCGCAGTTGCGTGGGCTGCTGGCGCAGCAACGCGCCGGTCACGCGGCCTGGCTCGATCAACCGCTTGCCCGTGCGCCGCAAGCGCTATGGCGCCGTGATACCCGTGGCGGCAGTTGGGATCGCCTGCTGCATCAGGCGCTGGCTGCCGACAGCGGCTACCCGGTATTACTCCCGGGCCTGCGTTATGACAGCCCTCTGGCTGCGGGCCAAGCCATCACCCGCGAGCACCTGATCAGCCTGACTGGCAGCTACCCGGCACCGGTGGTCGAAGCGCCTGCCCGGCAAGTCGAGCAGGTGCTGGAAAACGCCGCCGAGCAGTTGTTCGGCGACCCTTTATTGCTCGACAACAGCCAGGACTTGCCGCGCTGGCTGGGCCAGCCCTGGCAGCTCAGCTATAGCCCGAGCGGCAAGCGCGTCTTCGGTTTCAGCGAAACCCAGGGCCAGTGCCGCACCTTCGGCCTGCAGTACGCCTCCAGCAGCGGCGAACCGTTGTGGCAACGGGTCGAAGCCTGGCTTGCACAGCAACCTGCCGACTGGCAATTGCCGGCGTTGCAACTGCCGCAGTTGCGTTATGTCCAGGGTCATCCTGGCTGGCATCCGCGTGAGCTGAACGCGTGA
- a CDS encoding PhoX family protein — MSRDTGDNLNRNQSGNLPMDSVLESYLSRRSVVRGGLGAAIAMIAGTGLTGCFDSSDSDDDEPVVEPPTPPKLKLGFTSIPGSRTDACVVAAGYTAYVLAPWGTPLNTSANPWKADGSNTSADQANSVGMHHDGMHFFPINGSSEDGLLAINHEYIDADALHPNGPTSDSSGKRPVEEVRKEINAHGAGVIRLKKVSGRWQVVDNDPLNRRFTTATVMNIAGPLRGSEHVKTRFSKNGTQARGTNNNCGNGYTPWGTYLTCEENWPGIFVNTSTTLPADQKRIGVSTKAGNYKWESVAGDPSEVDGEFSRFNVTPSGASASDDFRNEASTYGYIVEIDPYTANTLAVKRTALGRFRHEGCCPGLPVVGKPLVWYMGDDSNNEYLYKFVSTALWQAADANPADRLATGNKYMDQGKLYVARFNADGSGVWLLLDVNTPTSSGKTLGSLYGDLPGIILNTRGAADALGATPMDRPEWTTVNPLNGDVYLTLTNNSARTAAKVDAANPRGPNRHGHIIRWHDSDDQLSFSWDIFVFGANAAGTADINRSGLTELNQFASPDGMSFDSRGILWFQTDNGEKTLTDYTNDQMLAVIPTDLVDAAGKQVPVNAKNQVDLRRFFVGPNGCEVTGIAFTPDNKSIFVNIQHPDNWPSTDVATAVTPAGTKVRPRASTVVIQRADGGEIGV; from the coding sequence ATGAGTCGAGACACCGGCGACAACCTGAACCGCAACCAAAGTGGCAACCTGCCCATGGACAGCGTTCTGGAGTCTTACCTGAGCCGCCGCAGCGTGGTACGCGGTGGCCTGGGCGCCGCGATCGCGATGATTGCCGGGACTGGCCTGACGGGCTGCTTTGACAGCAGTGACTCGGATGACGATGAACCCGTAGTCGAGCCGCCAACCCCGCCGAAACTGAAGCTCGGCTTCACTTCAATCCCAGGCTCGCGCACCGACGCCTGTGTGGTCGCCGCCGGTTATACCGCCTACGTCCTGGCACCTTGGGGCACGCCGCTGAACACCAGCGCCAACCCCTGGAAAGCCGACGGCAGCAACACCTCCGCCGACCAGGCCAACTCGGTAGGCATGCACCACGACGGCATGCATTTCTTCCCCATCAACGGCAGCTCCGAAGACGGCCTGCTGGCGATCAACCACGAATACATCGACGCCGACGCCCTGCACCCCAACGGCCCGACCAGCGACAGCAGCGGCAAACGTCCGGTCGAAGAAGTACGCAAGGAGATCAACGCCCACGGCGCCGGGGTCATCCGCCTGAAGAAAGTCAGCGGCCGCTGGCAGGTGGTCGACAACGACCCGCTCAACCGCCGCTTCACCACCGCCACGGTAATGAACATCGCCGGCCCCCTGCGCGGCAGCGAGCACGTCAAGACGCGCTTCTCGAAGAACGGCACCCAGGCCCGCGGCACCAACAACAACTGCGGCAACGGCTACACCCCGTGGGGCACCTACCTGACCTGCGAAGAGAACTGGCCGGGGATTTTCGTCAACACCAGCACCACCCTGCCGGCCGATCAGAAACGCATTGGCGTCAGCACCAAGGCCGGTAACTACAAGTGGGAAAGCGTGGCCGGCGATCCGAGCGAAGTGGATGGTGAATTCAGCCGCTTCAACGTCACCCCGAGCGGCGCCAGCGCCAGCGATGACTTTCGCAACGAGGCCAGCACCTACGGCTACATCGTCGAGATCGACCCGTACACGGCCAATACCCTGGCAGTAAAACGCACCGCGCTCGGCCGCTTCCGCCACGAAGGCTGCTGCCCGGGCCTGCCGGTGGTGGGCAAGCCGCTGGTCTGGTACATGGGCGACGACTCCAACAACGAGTACCTGTACAAGTTCGTCTCCACCGCGCTGTGGCAAGCGGCCGATGCCAACCCGGCCGACCGCCTGGCCACCGGCAACAAGTACATGGACCAGGGCAAACTGTATGTCGCCCGCTTCAATGCCGACGGCTCCGGTGTGTGGTTGCTGCTCGATGTCAACACCCCGACCAGCAGCGGCAAGACCCTCGGCTCGCTCTACGGCGACCTGCCGGGCATCATCCTCAACACCCGCGGCGCTGCCGACGCCCTCGGCGCAACACCGATGGACCGCCCGGAATGGACCACGGTCAACCCGCTCAATGGCGACGTGTACCTGACCCTGACCAACAACAGCGCACGCACCGCGGCCAAGGTCGATGCCGCCAACCCGCGCGGGCCGAACCGTCACGGTCATATCATCCGCTGGCACGACAGCGACGACCAGCTGAGCTTCAGCTGGGACATCTTCGTGTTTGGCGCCAACGCTGCTGGCACCGCCGACATCAACCGCTCGGGCCTGACCGAACTCAACCAGTTCGCCAGCCCCGACGGCATGAGCTTCGATAGCCGCGGCATCCTCTGGTTCCAGACCGACAACGGCGAGAAGACCCTGACCGACTACACCAACGACCAGATGCTCGCGGTGATCCCGACCGACCTGGTCGATGCCGCTGGCAAGCAGGTGCCGGTCAACGCCAAGAACCAGGTCGACCTGCGCCGCTTCTTCGTCGGCCCCAACGGCTGCGAAGTTACCGGCATTGCCTTCACGCCGGACAACAAGTCGATCTTCGTCAACATCCAGCACCCGGATAACTGGCCGTCCACCGATGTGGCGACTGCGGTTACCCCGGCCGGGACCAAGGTGCGCCCACGGGCATCGACCGTGGTGATCCAGCGTGCCGATGGCGGTGAAATCGGCGTTTAA
- the gspK gene encoding type II secretion system minor pseudopilin GspK — MGAKRQQGAALLMVLVVLAMLAGGLTWLVQDGRQQIDGVRLVQQRVQARAMEAAGLAFAEQALKDPAWRASPLFWQALRGQSLAYAFVGGSAALRIRDLHSCFNVNALIGEESERAARQLRYLLGDDMAAQRLTDALADWIDSDGQTRLNGAESDQYLRQAPPRLAANQMMVDMSELNLLLEPDAQRQQRYPQLCALPQTSGWRLNANALSLEQLPLLEALYEGEVSRSLLTRIITGRPAGGYHDASALRQALGAMDDATFARLSEGLLLNSGDFTLQLEFEQDGQKMRSEFQLRARGIVQWHALVPAQQVQVISRSPQPW, encoded by the coding sequence ATGGGTGCGAAGAGGCAACAAGGGGCGGCGCTGTTGATGGTGCTGGTGGTGCTGGCAATGCTCGCAGGTGGCTTGACCTGGCTGGTACAGGACGGTCGCCAGCAGATCGACGGCGTGCGCCTGGTGCAGCAAAGGGTGCAGGCCAGAGCGATGGAAGCTGCTGGCCTGGCCTTTGCCGAGCAGGCCCTGAAAGACCCGGCCTGGCGCGCCAGCCCGCTGTTCTGGCAGGCGCTGCGCGGTCAGTCGTTGGCCTATGCCTTCGTCGGCGGCTCGGCGGCCTTGCGTATCCGCGACCTGCACAGCTGCTTCAACGTCAATGCGTTGATTGGCGAAGAGAGCGAGCGGGCCGCGCGGCAATTGCGCTATCTGCTTGGCGATGACATGGCCGCCCAACGGCTGACCGATGCCTTGGCCGACTGGATCGACAGCGATGGCCAGACCCGTCTCAATGGCGCCGAGAGCGACCAGTACCTGCGCCAGGCGCCGCCGCGTCTGGCGGCCAACCAGATGATGGTCGACATGAGCGAACTGAACCTGTTGCTCGAACCCGACGCCCAGCGCCAACAACGCTATCCCCAGCTGTGTGCGCTGCCACAGACCAGCGGCTGGCGCCTGAACGCCAATGCCTTGAGCCTGGAACAGTTGCCGTTGCTCGAAGCGCTGTACGAAGGGGAGGTGTCGCGTTCGCTGCTGACCCGGATCATCACTGGCCGGCCCGCAGGCGGCTATCACGATGCGAGTGCATTGCGCCAGGCACTGGGGGCGATGGACGACGCGACGTTTGCGCGCCTGAGCGAGGGCTTGCTGCTCAACAGCGGTGATTTTACCCTGCAACTGGAGTTCGAACAGGACGGGCAGAAGATGCGCAGCGAATTTCAGCTGCGGGCACGAGGGATCGTGCAGTGGCACGCGCTGGTGCCAGCCCAGCAGGTGCAGGTGATCAGCCGTTCGCCGCAGCCCTGGTAG
- the tatA gene encoding twin-arginine translocase TatA/TatE family subunit has product MGGIGIWQLLIVLVIVFMLFGTKRLKGLGADVGDAIQGFRKSMGNGPAEEEASSPVKPQAPLQADSVQHAERQR; this is encoded by the coding sequence ATGGGTGGTATCGGGATCTGGCAGTTGCTCATCGTGTTGGTGATCGTGTTCATGCTGTTCGGCACCAAGCGCCTCAAGGGCCTGGGTGCGGACGTGGGCGATGCGATTCAGGGCTTTCGCAAATCCATGGGCAACGGGCCGGCCGAGGAAGAGGCCAGCAGCCCGGTCAAACCCCAGGCGCCACTGCAGGCTGACAGCGTGCAACACGCGGAACGCCAGCGCTGA
- the tatB gene encoding Sec-independent protein translocase protein TatB, with protein MFEVGFTELLLVGIVALLVLGPERLPVAARTLGRGLGQAKRAMASIKAQVDRELDTQALSQELDALPLQRLEQDLRRGVSLQPDNSPTSGNL; from the coding sequence ATGTTCGAAGTCGGTTTTACCGAACTGCTGCTGGTGGGCATCGTCGCCTTGCTGGTGCTCGGCCCCGAGCGCCTGCCGGTGGCGGCGCGCACCCTGGGCCGTGGCCTGGGTCAGGCCAAGCGCGCCATGGCCTCGATCAAGGCCCAGGTGGACCGCGAACTGGACACCCAGGCCTTGAGCCAGGAACTCGATGCCCTGCCGTTGCAGCGCCTGGAGCAGGACCTGCGCCGCGGCGTCAGCCTGCAGCCGGACAATAGCCCAACCAGCGGAAACCTTTGA
- the tatC gene encoding twin-arginine translocase subunit TatC: MNTATHDPGMPLTAHLRELRRRLVRCLLAIAVVFLGLFPFAQTLYTQVSEPLRRYLPEGASMIATSVTSPFLAPFKLTLMAALFVAMPVLLHQAWSFIAPAMYRQEKRIALPLLVSSIVLFYSGMAFAFFVVFPMMFGFFASVTPDGVAMMTDIGLYLDFILALFLAFGLAFEIPVATFIIVWAGVSDVASLRKSRPYVIVGCFVVGMLLTPPDVFSQTLLAVPMWILFEVGLLACAAVERKGNQEVACGS, from the coding sequence ATGAACACAGCAACCCACGACCCCGGCATGCCGCTCACCGCTCACTTGCGCGAACTGCGCAGGCGCCTGGTACGCTGCCTGCTGGCCATCGCCGTGGTATTCCTCGGCCTGTTCCCGTTTGCCCAGACGCTGTACACCCAGGTCTCGGAGCCACTGCGCCGCTACCTGCCCGAAGGCGCGAGCATGATCGCCACCAGCGTCACCTCGCCGTTCCTGGCGCCGTTCAAGCTGACCCTGATGGCAGCGCTGTTCGTTGCCATGCCGGTGCTGCTGCACCAGGCCTGGAGCTTCATCGCCCCGGCCATGTACCGCCAGGAAAAGCGCATCGCCCTGCCGCTGCTGGTGTCGAGCATCGTGCTGTTCTACTCGGGCATGGCCTTCGCCTTCTTCGTGGTCTTCCCGATGATGTTCGGCTTCTTTGCCAGCGTCACCCCGGATGGCGTGGCGATGATGACCGATATCGGCCTGTACCTGGATTTCATCCTCGCCCTGTTCCTGGCCTTTGGCCTGGCATTCGAAATCCCCGTGGCGACGTTCATCATCGTCTGGGCCGGGGTCAGCGACGTTGCGAGCCTGCGCAAGAGCCGCCCCTATGTGATCGTCGGCTGCTTTGTGGTCGGCATGCTACTGACCCCGCCGGACGTGTTTTCGCAAACCCTGCTGGCGGTGCCGATGTGGATCTTGTTTGAGGTCGGTTTGCTGGCTTGTGCGGCCGTCGAGCGCAAGGGCAACCAGGAAGTCGCCTGCGGCAGCTGA
- a CDS encoding GntR family transcriptional regulator has translation MPPLTALRPDDTLATPLYLQLARNLEQAIHAGQWKAEQALPSERSLSEALDISRVTARKALEVLLEQGLIRRIQGSGTFITPRLEQPLSRLSSFSEMLRMKGFTPSSQWLERSVDTPSADELVRLSLSPNEQVVHLKRLRKADDIVMAVEYSTLPARLLSTPEAIGDSLYQYLDQIGKPVVRALQHIRAINASAELAARVGIQPGTAMLLMTRVGYLDDNTPIELTDTYCRDDYYDFVAELRR, from the coding sequence ATGCCTCCGTTGACCGCCCTGCGCCCCGACGACACTCTGGCTACCCCTTTGTACCTTCAGTTGGCGCGCAATCTGGAACAGGCCATTCATGCCGGGCAATGGAAAGCCGAACAGGCATTGCCGTCGGAAAGAAGCCTGAGCGAAGCCCTCGACATCTCCCGGGTGACCGCACGCAAGGCCCTGGAAGTGCTGCTTGAGCAAGGGCTGATCCGTCGCATCCAGGGCTCCGGTACGTTCATTACCCCACGCCTTGAACAACCGCTCTCGCGCCTGTCGAGCTTTAGCGAAATGCTGCGCATGAAGGGCTTCACCCCCAGTTCACAGTGGCTGGAACGCAGCGTCGATACGCCGTCTGCCGATGAGCTGGTACGCCTGAGCCTGTCACCCAACGAACAGGTGGTGCACCTCAAACGCCTGCGCAAGGCCGATGACATTGTCATGGCCGTCGAGTACAGCACCCTGCCCGCACGCTTGCTGAGCACCCCCGAAGCCATCGGCGATTCGCTGTATCAGTACCTCGACCAGATCGGCAAACCGGTGGTGCGCGCCCTGCAACATATTCGCGCGATCAACGCCAGCGCCGAACTGGCGGCGCGGGTCGGCATCCAGCCGGGCACCGCCATGCTGCTGATGACCCGGGTCGGCTACCTCGACGACAACACCCCCATCGAACTGACCGACACCTACTGTCGCGACGACTACTACGACTTTGTCGCCGAGCTGCGACGCTAG